In Mongoliitalea daihaiensis, one DNA window encodes the following:
- a CDS encoding ABC1 kinase family protein, which translates to MERKLKEQQSIPVSKVQRAAKFITTGAKVGGNYVKHYAKKVVNPSLSREELHNNNAEDIYNSLSELKGSALKVAQMMSMDKNLLPRAYQDKFTMAQYSAPPLSYPLVVKTFQKYFGKTPEQLYDTFTKSAVNAASIGQVHQATSGGKKFAVKIQYPGVADSVSSDLKLVRPFALRLLNMNERELDHYMEEVESKLIEETDYVLEVQRSLEISTACSHIDGLAFPGYYEDMSSERIITMDWIEGKHIKEWLDTNPSQEDKNRIGQSLWDFYHHQVHNLQQVHADPHPGNFIITTDNRLGIIDFGCVKILPEDFYKGYFSLIKRELLINEEELNEIFYGLEFISDKDTEEEKIYFKGVFKEMISLLGKPFHSETFDFADDTYFEQIFRLGDRISNDKMFKKSRQARGSRHGLYINRTYFGLYNLLNQLQSNIVTTKPDWLK; encoded by the coding sequence ATGGAGAGGAAGTTGAAAGAGCAGCAGAGTATACCTGTATCAAAGGTACAGCGTGCAGCCAAGTTTATCACTACGGGTGCTAAAGTAGGAGGGAATTATGTGAAGCATTATGCAAAAAAGGTGGTCAATCCATCCCTCTCAAGGGAAGAATTGCATAATAATAACGCAGAAGATATTTATAATTCTTTGAGTGAACTGAAAGGCTCCGCGCTGAAAGTTGCCCAGATGATGTCTATGGATAAAAATCTTTTACCAAGGGCTTATCAGGATAAGTTTACTATGGCTCAGTACAGTGCTCCGCCATTGTCCTATCCATTGGTCGTCAAGACATTTCAAAAGTACTTTGGTAAAACTCCAGAGCAACTATATGACACGTTTACCAAGTCAGCTGTGAATGCAGCTTCCATAGGTCAAGTACATCAAGCCACGAGCGGAGGCAAGAAGTTTGCTGTCAAAATACAATACCCAGGGGTTGCAGATTCGGTTAGTTCAGATTTGAAATTGGTCCGCCCGTTTGCTTTGCGTTTGTTGAATATGAATGAGCGTGAGCTTGATCATTATATGGAGGAGGTTGAAAGTAAGTTGATAGAGGAGACCGATTACGTGTTAGAAGTGCAGCGATCTCTTGAAATTTCGACTGCCTGTAGTCATATAGATGGTCTTGCTTTTCCTGGCTATTATGAAGATATGAGTTCGGAACGCATCATTACGATGGACTGGATTGAGGGTAAACATATTAAGGAGTGGCTTGATACTAATCCTTCACAAGAAGATAAAAATCGTATAGGTCAGTCTTTATGGGATTTTTATCATCATCAGGTTCATAATTTGCAGCAAGTGCATGCTGATCCACATCCAGGTAATTTTATTATTACGACGGACAACCGATTGGGAATTATAGATTTCGGCTGTGTAAAAATCCTTCCGGAAGATTTCTACAAAGGATATTTTTCGTTGATTAAGCGTGAATTGCTCATCAATGAGGAAGAGTTAAATGAAATATTTTATGGATTAGAATTTATCTCTGATAAGGACACAGAGGAGGAAAAAATATACTTCAAAGGTGTATTTAAAGAGATGATCTCCTTATTAGGTAAGCCTTTCCATTCAGAAACCTTTGATTTTGCCGACGACACATATTTTGAGCAAATTTTCCGATTGGGCGATCGTATCTCCAACGATAAGATGTTTAAAAAATCCCGTCAGGCACGTGGATCTAGGCATGGTTTATATATCAACCGAACCTATTTTGGACTCTATAATTTACTAAATCAATTACAGTCAAATATTGTGACCACCAAACCCGATTGGTTG